The Scyliorhinus canicula chromosome 17, sScyCan1.1, whole genome shotgun sequence DNA window CGTCCAGCCCGACAACCCcctgtataaatacaagttgttgttgattaCACCCTGTGTTGTAGAACCGATGAGAGTCCGTGTCGTTACTCTGTGACTCCTGTcagtatctctgtaacctcctccagctccacaacccattgtgtaaatacaagttgttgttgattaCACCCTGAGACAGACAATCTGAATAAGATCATCAGTAGatctgatgtggaaatgccggcattggactgggatgagcacaggaagaagtcttacaacaccaggttaaagtccaacaggattgttttgaataattagctttcggagcacagctccttcctcaggtgaatgaagaggtgtgttccagaaacacaagtcaatgatgcaagatgatattttGTGTGAGTCCTTGcatgtaattaagtctacaggttcAGACGAAGCAACTGGagaaagggataatcacaggttagagTGTGAATTCACACCTGTAGACCTGTAATCCCCTCGATCCCTCAACTGTCTGTGTCAATACTATTTGTAGTTGAGTACACCGTCAGataaacaatgtcaatgagatcctcagtatctctgtaacctcctccaggtcCATAACCCACTGTgttaatgcaagttgttgttgattgCACCCTGAGATACACAATGTCAATGAGATCCTCAGTATTTCTGTAACCTTCACCTGCTccaagcacagtgggctgaacagctggcttggaatgcagaacaatgcctgcagcgcggcttcaattcctgtaccagcctccccgaacaggcgctggagtaggtgacgaggggcttttcacagtaacttcattgcagccgacttgtgacaataagcgattattattatattgcacTCAAAACATTATTTATGTTTCTcgcgccacagatgctgccagaaggTAGTAcatgtgttccccaactggaaaccacgGTTTAACTGgaagattcactccctactgaaggtcaGACTTGAagcattcaagtcaggcgaccctgacatAAACTCAAAATCTAGGTAATACCtacgcaaagccatcagggacaccaagagacaataccagactaagctagagtcacagagtaACGACacggactctcgtcggttgtggcaggcttaaacaacataacgagctacaaagcgaagccaagtAGAAGTTCTGGCAACAgtgcggtacggtggcacagtatttagcaccgctgcctcacggcaccgaggacctgggttcgatcccggccccgggtcattccatctggaatttgcacattctctccatgtcagcgtgggtcttgtccacacaacccaaaggtgtgcaggctagatggattggccacactaaaattgcctctgaattgaaataaaaataattgggtactccaaatttatattaaaaaaaagtgctCCCCAacttcaagcaggaaaccaagaAACAGTTGTCAATTTGCCCAGCAGGCTCGGACATATCTATACCTACCCTCACAGCCTCCAAAATCAGATTGGCCTTCTTAACAGTAAACCCATGGAAAGCAATGGATCCTGATGGAGTTCCTGATTGTGCACTCAGAAAGTGAGCGGACGCTGGCAGATGTCTTCAACCTCTCCCCACTCCGTTCCTATGTTCCCtgacaagaagaccaccatcataccggtgccaaagaagaaacgGGCTTGTGCCTCAACGGTATccatgacatctatcattatgaagtgctttggcaGGTTgctcatgagacacatcaactccatactcccagaatgtcttgatccactgcaatttgcatactatGACAActagtccacagcagatgctatctttctggcccaacactcatccctggagcatctcgacaaaaaggactcctatgtcagactcctattcgttgactacagctccgccttcaacaccataatccaagCCAAGCTcttatcaaaactccaaaacctaggacttggctcctccctctgcacctggatcctcgacttcctgacccatagaccacaatcagtcaggATAAACAATGGCACTTcccccacgatagtcctcaatagagGGGCGTGGAAgggtgcgtacttagccccctaccatactccctatacacacacacacgcctgtGTGAAAAAATTTAGCTTCTGGTCAGAGTTTATCAGTGTTAACAGGTTGATGTGCAGTGAGGTGGGATGACTGACTGAATCTTACAcatggagcagatgaacggtctctctccagtgagTGCGCTGGTGGGCACTGAGTTCACATGATCATCTGAACCCAGAGCTACAGTGAGAGAAGCTGAACGGTTTCTTGTCAGTGTGGACATGTTGATGTGACTTCAGAAACAGAGTTTTTACAATATTCCCCACAATCCAGACATTTAAAAGATCTCCCGTCATGTGAAGTCGCTGGTGGTGTGTCAACAGTTTCATTGAATTATTAAATTCCTTCCCAcatatggagcaggtgaatggcctctccttggTGTGAATTCAGTGGTGGTACAGCATTATGAACAATTGCCTAAACCTCTTTCTGCAGTGAGAGCAAATGAATAGAGTGGAAACAGAGTGAATGCACTGGTGACCCATCAGTGAATGTGGGTTTTCAAACCTCTCGTCACTATCTCAGCATTTAACCAATCTCTCTGCAGTCTGAACTCACTGGTGTGTGAGAGGGCAGGATGTGCGTTTGGGACTCGGACAAGAGGAactttagagacagtttggttgGTGGAAGAGAAGCAGCAGGGACAGCAAAATTGTTTCAAACTTAGTGACAAAGCTCCTTGAGCTCCTCACACTTgttgttgggggtgaggatggaagagatggGAGAGCCCTTCGAAAGAAGCTcctgtcagagatattaaaaagacTTGACACAAAATGTATTTCACACAAGGCTGATTTATTTTATATGTATCCAGAATAGTAACACCTATAATTGGGCTGTAGTTTATTACCATCAGCAGAAACGGACCTCAATGAACAttgttcagtcctggatgtgattcacGGAAAAATGCATTTATTGTATTTAATGATGAATTTGTTGGTGTCGAATAAGGTGCGACGACTgaacgaatcccttcccacactcggagcacacGAGTGGCTTCTCCTcattgtgaatttgctggtggaCAGTGAGATGagatgatcgcctgaacccagtGCCACAGTGAGAAcacctgaatggtctctcgtcagtgtgaacacgttggtgggACATCAGGTTCCCagaacttttaaagcacttcccacagtctgggcatttaaaaggtctctcgtcactgtgaactcgctggtgcgtcagcagggtggatgaatgagtgaatcccttcccacactcggagcaggtgaatggtctctcagcAGTGTGAATATGCTGGTGTTCCAGCAAGtgggatgattgagtgaatcccttccgacACTTGGAGGAGACGGGTAGTGTCTCTCCATTGTGcacttgctggtgtctcagcaatATGGATaattgaatgaatcccttcccacactcggagcagatgaatggtctctccccagtgtgaattcgctggtgtgcggTAAGCTCagatgatcgcctgaacccaatcccacagtgagagcacctgaacggtctctcatcagtgtgaacacgttgatggaacAACAGTTCCccggaacttttatagcacttcccacagtctgggcatttaaaaggtctctcatctgTGTGAACTTTCTGGTGTCTCAGcaagttggatgactgagtgaatccccttccacacttggagcaggtgaatggcctctccccagtgtgaatccgctggtgtatcagcaagttggataaatgcaagaatctcttcccacacttggaacaGGTGAATactctctccccagtatgaactcgctggtgtacaaTGAGGTTCGATGATCGCTTGaagccagtcccacagtgagagcatctgaacggtctgtcgtcagtgtgaacacgttgatggcacatcagttgcctggaacttttaaagcactttctgcaatctggacatttaaaaggtcgCTCATTCGTGTGAATtcgttgatgggacatcagttctccggaacttttatagcactttccACAGTCTGAACATTTAAAAGGTGTCTCCccggtgtgaagtcgctggtgtctcagtagatgggataactgtgtgaatcccttccgaCATTCCGAGCAcaagaacggtctctccccagtgtgaattcgctgatgcttTTTTAGGTCCGACAGGTctttgaatccctttccacagtccCCACAGTTCCACACTTTCTCTCCAGTGGAACTACACTTGTGTTTTGACAAGCCAGATGATCggctgaatcctcgtccacacacagaacacatatACGGTTTCTCCCCATTGTGAATGGTGCTTTCTCCTTCCATGTTGAATAGCGCTGATATTCTGATTATGATAAATTGGgcgactctgtcagatcctgatgtgatatttggtttcagtttcccgactgcacattctccccttctaataccctgtgaaattgatttaaaacagaaaaaagggagtGAGTGACCTTGCTGTGAATTTAAGATGAATGAATCTCGTAATTTGTGAGACCGGCACAAATACCTTCACCTTCAAATTCCCTAacaagtcacacactgtcctgaccTGTCTGACATTCAATACTGgttgagcagaaatttcttccatttaaatattggaaagactgaagccattgtcttcagtctCCACTACAAACACCACTCGCTAGACACTGACTCCATCCTTCGCCCTGGCAACTGTCtgagactgaaccagactgtCCACAACCAGGGTGAAATATTTCACCTCAAGATAAACTTCTGATATCACATCTGTGGCATCTCCAAGAATGGGTTTCTATTTCAGTCATATCACTCAACATTGCCCTCTCTAATGTTTCTGAAACTGTCATCCATTCCATCCTTATCACTACATTTGAATATTCTCAGAGAGTTCTAGCGTTTTTACAGGACGGAATGAGCCCTtaagctcatcaagtctgcaattGCCATCAAGCACCTCTTTACTTGAATCACATTTCCCAGCCATTGGTCCTTAGCCtcgtatgctatggcatttcaaatgctcatctaaatacttctaacACACTTCAGACTGACTTCCCACATTCAACCTGTGGTAAACTTGAGTTTATCCAAATCCCTGTCCTCGGCACTGAGTCCCATT harbors:
- the LOC119951507 gene encoding gastrula zinc finger protein XlCGF26.1-like, producing MRGVGTAAAERGGISQGIRRGECAVGKLKPNITSGSDRVAQFIIIRISALFNMEGESTIHNGEKPYMCSVCGRGFSRSSGLSKHKCSSTGEKVWNCGDCGKGFKDLSDLKKHQRIHTGERPFLCSECRKGFTQLSHLLRHQRLHTGETPFKCSDCGKCYKSSGELMSHQRIHTNERPFKCPDCRKCFKSSRQLMCHQRVHTDDRPFRCSHCGTGFKRSSNLIVHQRVHTGERVFTCSKCGKRFLHLSNLLIHQRIHTGERPFTCSKCGRGFTQSSNLLRHQKVHTDERPFKCPDCGKCYKSSGELLFHQRVHTDERPFRCSHCGIGFRRSSELTAHQRIHTGERPFICSECGKGFIQLSILLRHQQVHNGETLPVSSKCRKGFTQSSHLLEHQHIHTAERPFTCSECGKGFTHSSTLLTHQRVHSDERPFKCPDCGKCFKSSGNLMSHQRVHTDERPFRCSHCGTGFRRSSHLTVHQQIHNEEKPLVCSECGKGFVQSSHLIRHQQIHH